In Streptomyces sp. NBC_00448, the following are encoded in one genomic region:
- a CDS encoding class I SAM-dependent methyltransferase, with the protein MFSSQGPSARELAVQALSSVEHGYDLLAPTFDHTPFRTPDRFLDATEAALRAYGPFRTGLDVCCGTGAGVRVLDGLCPNGVTGTDFSAGMLDRARAAHPEHGWVRADARALPFETEFDLAVSFGAFGHFLPGERPALFAGVHRALRPGGLFAFPIAAPPPIRSPWHWALTGFDAAMRLRNALWRPPFVMYYRTFPLEPVRADLAAAGFSVATLALEEFGRRPDGSPRCRLVLARRLG; encoded by the coding sequence GTGTTCTCCTCCCAGGGCCCCTCCGCGCGTGAACTCGCCGTCCAGGCACTGTCATCCGTCGAGCACGGCTACGACCTGCTCGCGCCGACCTTCGACCACACGCCCTTCCGCACCCCGGACCGCTTCCTCGACGCGACCGAGGCCGCGCTGAGGGCGTACGGGCCGTTCAGGACCGGGCTCGACGTGTGCTGCGGCACCGGCGCGGGCGTACGGGTGCTGGACGGGCTGTGCCCCAACGGCGTGACGGGGACGGACTTCAGCGCGGGCATGCTCGACCGGGCCCGGGCCGCGCACCCGGAACACGGCTGGGTTCGGGCCGACGCGCGGGCGCTGCCGTTCGAGACCGAGTTCGACCTCGCCGTCAGCTTCGGGGCGTTCGGGCACTTCCTGCCCGGAGAGCGGCCCGCGCTGTTCGCCGGGGTGCACCGCGCGCTGCGGCCCGGCGGCCTGTTCGCCTTCCCGATCGCCGCGCCGCCCCCGATCCGCTCGCCCTGGCACTGGGCGCTGACCGGCTTCGACGCCGCCATGCGGCTGCGCAACGCGCTGTGGCGGCCGCCCTTCGTGATGTACTACCGCACCTTCCCGCTGGAACCGGTACGGGCCGACCTCGCCGCCGCGGGCTTCTCGGTCGCCACCCTCGCGCTGGAGGAGTTCGGCCGGCGCCCCGACGGCAGCCCGCGCTGCCGGCTGGTGCTGGCCCGCAGGCTCGGATAG
- a CDS encoding MFS transporter encodes MASETRRTHHQVTFAVLAASVSVYALLQSLVTPVLPTIQASLHTSQNTVTWVLTAYLLSASIFTPIMGRIGDMVGKKPVFVATLVALAAGSLLAALATNVTVMIIARAIQGVGGGVLPLAFGIVRDEFPRDKMSGAVGAIASLVAVGGGLGIVLAGPIVNALDYHWLFWLPMVLTIVAAAASLFFVPPTRTRTPGRISWAPALLLSAWLVALLVALSQASVWGWGSGKVIGLIVAAVVLAVAWVETERRSATPLIDMRMMSRPAVWTNNTVALLFGVGMYSVFAFLPEFVQSPKSTGYGFGSSITQSGLILLPMSVAMFLVGLGANTLAARIGGKTVVLLGSVISAVSMALLAFAHTATWELYIATAVMGVGFGLAFAAMSSLIVSAVPAEQTGVASGMNANIRTIGGSIGAALMASVVTSNPAADGLPREAGYTHGFAMLGVALLVGALAALLIPVSRRGTLVAGSTEENEPAHAPLTAVPGGTVMSDTSE; translated from the coding sequence ATGGCGTCCGAGACCCGGCGCACGCACCATCAGGTGACGTTCGCGGTGCTTGCGGCCAGTGTCAGCGTCTACGCGCTGCTCCAGTCGCTGGTCACCCCGGTCCTGCCGACGATCCAGGCATCCCTGCACACCTCGCAGAACACGGTCACCTGGGTACTGACCGCGTACCTGCTGTCCGCTTCGATATTCACCCCGATCATGGGCCGGATCGGCGACATGGTCGGCAAGAAGCCGGTCTTCGTGGCCACCCTGGTCGCGCTGGCCGCGGGCTCGCTGCTGGCGGCGCTGGCCACCAACGTGACGGTGATGATCATCGCCCGGGCGATCCAGGGCGTCGGCGGCGGCGTGCTGCCGCTCGCCTTCGGCATCGTCCGCGACGAGTTCCCCCGCGACAAGATGAGCGGCGCGGTCGGGGCGATCGCCTCGCTCGTCGCGGTTGGCGGCGGTCTGGGCATCGTGCTGGCCGGCCCGATCGTGAACGCGCTCGACTACCACTGGCTGTTCTGGCTGCCGATGGTGCTGACCATCGTGGCGGCCGCGGCCTCGCTCTTCTTCGTGCCGCCCACCCGCACCCGCACCCCGGGCCGGATCAGCTGGGCGCCGGCGCTGCTGCTGTCGGCGTGGCTGGTGGCACTGCTCGTCGCGCTCAGCCAGGCGTCGGTGTGGGGCTGGGGCTCGGGCAAGGTGATCGGCCTGATCGTCGCCGCCGTGGTGCTCGCGGTCGCGTGGGTCGAGACCGAGCGCCGCTCGGCGACGCCGCTGATCGACATGCGGATGATGAGCCGCCCCGCGGTGTGGACCAACAACACGGTGGCGCTGCTCTTCGGCGTCGGCATGTACTCGGTCTTCGCGTTCCTGCCGGAGTTCGTGCAGAGCCCCAAGTCCACCGGCTACGGCTTCGGTTCGTCCATCACCCAGTCCGGGCTGATCCTGCTGCCGATGTCGGTGGCGATGTTCCTGGTGGGCCTGGGCGCCAACACCCTGGCCGCCCGGATCGGCGGCAAGACCGTGGTGCTGCTCGGCTCGGTGATCAGCGCGGTGTCGATGGCGCTGCTCGCCTTCGCGCACACCGCGACCTGGGAGCTGTACATCGCCACCGCGGTGATGGGCGTCGGCTTCGGCCTGGCCTTCGCGGCGATGTCGAGCCTGATCGTGAGCGCGGTGCCGGCCGAGCAGACCGGTGTGGCCAGCGGCATGAACGCCAACATCCGCACCATCGGCGGCTCGATCGGCGCGGCCCTGATGGCCAGCGTCGTCACCTCCAACCCGGCGGCCGACGGCCTGCCGCGCGAGGCCGGCTACACCCACGGCTTCGCGATGCTCGGCGTCGCGCTGCTGGTGGGCGCGCTCGCCGCGCTGCTGATCCCGGTGAGCCGGCGCGGCACGCTGGTGGCGGGCTCGACGGAGGAGA